The Culex pipiens pallens isolate TS chromosome 2, TS_CPP_V2, whole genome shotgun sequence DNA window CCATCTCCAAGGTCGGTACGCAGCAGTCACTTGGGTTTATTTTAGGGCTGCAATCTGATAGATAAAAAAGTCTCAAGATATGATTGGTAACAGCGTCTTTAGATGAGATTAGAGATTTTGAGATGTAAGGGAGCCATCAAGGACCGATCCTGCTCCTGATTTTCATTAATGATCTCGCTAAACTGAACCTTACTGGCAAGGTACGTTTGTTCGCCGACGACACATCAATCTTCTAACAACGGAGTAGGGGAAAAATACGCTACTGTTGTAGAACAACTGCAACAGAGGATCAATCTTGAATTGCTTAACGACTACTTCTGCTCCAATCTCCTGTCAATGAACCTCACCAAAACGAAGTACATGTTGGTACACTCGCCCTGGATACCGATTCCCGCTCACGAACCTGTTATTGTTTGTAACCGAGTTGTTGAGGAAGTCTTCAgcttcgaattccttggactaACGCTGGACAGCACGATGAGTTGGGCAGCTCATGTGGATCTTCTGAAGCGCAACCTGTCATCTCTGTGCGGCGTGCTTAGGAAGACATCATCGTTCTTGCCGACATCTGCGTTGAAAAAGCTTTACTTTGCGTTGATTCACTCCAGATTGCATTACCTAATCGCCAACTGGGGACATGCCCGAGAATCGTGCCTTCAAAAACTGCAAGTTATCCAAAACAGATGCCTCAAAATCGTGTTCCGAAGACCCTTTCTCTATCCTACCCGCCTTTTGTACAACTATCCAAAAGATTCCATACTTCCTGTACGAGCAAAGCACGATTTCCAAATGTTATTGCACATTCGGAAAAAAACGTCAACTCTCCCGACGTTACACTTGTCCGGCGAAGAATGCATGAAGGTCGTGCGAGTAGACAAGCTGGACACTTCTATACAACGCCCTCCAACAATGCTGTAAAGACTCACCTATACAtttatcaacttttaaaaaagcCTGCGCACCCACATCAAGTCGAAAGTGTTACTTTATCTACCGAGAAGCTCACACTGAAAGAATTGTATGCTGTTTATATAATCAAAAGATATCTGATCGTAAATTTTCCGTACTACAAAAACTGTGTATGGATAAAAAGGTGCTAAAGACATCTCATGAACTGTTTTGCATGGAAGATCGATCTCCATCCCAAAGTAGATCTTGCGTCAAACAGCTAGAAAACAAGTAAACAGGAGGCGATTCCTTGTCACCGCAAAAGCTTCCCGCGGTGAAcacaataaacataaaattaaaatgaatgtTTTTCATTCATGAAAGTGAAAGAAACAGTCCCTGTAGCATCAAGTCTTGCTATTCACAATACATCCTCAGCTAGCCTAAGCTTGCTGGGACCGGTAGTGTAGCGGTAGgcatggttgcctctcacccagtcggcctgggttcgatctcagaaggttccggtggcatttttcgagtcgagatttgtctgatcacgccttccgtcggaaggggaagtaaatgttggtcccggtcaaatttagaggttaggtcgttagctcagtctaggtgtaggagtcgtctccctggggactcacaatccaaaggtcgtcagttcgaatcccggaatggatggaagctaaggtgtaaaaagaggtttgcaattgcctcaacaatcaaaccttcggacatctagtctcgagtaggaatctcgcagccgagaacgccaaggcaatgctgtagagcgaacaatttaatCCTCAGCTAGCTTCGCAAATGAGTAGGTAATTTCAGCGTTAGAACCAGATCTCGTTTTCCTACTTCAACAGCACTTGCACCTTCGTGCACGTAGCGTGTGTATGTTGTACAAGGGGGCCAAAAACAACGCTCCGTGCCAATGTTATTAATAGTCCGACCAATCTGCGTGAACGCTTTGTCTCTATAATCCTGTTCGAGCGCGCACTTGATGGGCGAGCGAAAAATTCTGCTCAGAAAAGTGGTGGCACTTGATCGAGCCAGGTTGTGCAGGCCGTGATATAATACGATGAGTGCGGAACTGTACAAGGTGCTGGAATGTCCGGAGATGGGCCGGTACGGAGTGGCGTCCCGTGACCTGCGAGCTGGAGAAATTGCCTACGAGGATACGCCGTTTGCGATCGGACCGAGCGTTGGGAGTGCGCCGTTGTGCTTGGAGTGTGCCTGCCCGGTAGATGGCTGTGCCGGCGGAGCTCGATGTCCCCGGTGTGGATGGCCACTGTGCGAAGAGTGTGGAGCTGAGAGTGAAGCAAGTGTGTACCACAAGGCAGAGTGCGAGTTGTTTGCGAAGCACGGAGTCAAGTTTCAAAATGTGGAAGATTCTTCCGAAGCGTGTGTACAGTTGGATTGCATAACTCCGTTGAGGGTGTTGCTCGCGAAGGAAGCCAACCCAGACCGGTGGAATGCGGAAATCGTCATGATGGAAGATCATCGGGCAGAGCGAGACGGAAATGCCTTCTGGAAGGCGGATCAGAGCAACGTGGTAGCATTTCTGCGGGATAGTTGTGGACTGAAGGATCGCTGCTCCGAGGAACTCATCCAGAAGGCGATTGGAATTTTGGACGTGAACGCATTCGAGGCGCACACTTGTTCTCTGCGTGGTCTCTACCCCAAAATGGGTATCATGGCGCATTCGTGCGTTACCAACGTGGCTCACACGGTGCATCCGAGTAAAGGTTACAGGTGGGTCACCCCCGTCAAGAATACAACCAAATTGATTGATATTCAAATTCCAGGCTCATTGCGAGGGCAGCGGTCGATATTGAGGAGGGTGCAATGTTGTGCACAACCTACACGCATTTGTTGGCCGGCACCAGAACCAGGCAGGCGGAACTCCAAAGAACAAAGTATTTCACCTGCCAGTGCAAGCGATGCCTGGATCCGACAGAGCTTGGGACGCACTTTAGCTCGATGAAGTGCCAAAAGTGTGACAACGGACTGGTCGAATCGACTAAGCCAACAGGTATCCAACATCCACACTCAAGTTTGTCAAAAATCTGCTAACACTAAACTGTTTCAGACGAGGAAGCCGAATGGAAATGTACCCACTGCGAACACAAACTCAAAGGAGCCTTAATAGCCAAAGCCATTCAAGTTATGCAGGCGGAAATCGACGAACTAGCCTACATGGAGTACGGCTCAGAACGCCTGGAAAGCTTCGAACGGGTGTTCAAGAAGTACCGTAGTTTGCTCCACCCCCTCCACTTCATCAACACCTCAATTCGACACAGCCTGATCGAGCTGTACGGAAGAATCCCAGGCTACATGATGCAGGAGCTGCCCGACATCCTGCTCGAAAGAAAGATCGAGCTGTGCAAAGACATCCTTCGTGTGATCGACGTGTTCGAACCGGGAAAATCACGATCGCGTGCGATGTTGCTGTACGAACTGCACGCGCCAATCGTGGTGCTGGCGCAGTCCGAGTTTAGCCAGGGCAGTTTGGGGGGCGAACCGCTGAAAAAACGGCTGCAAGAAGCCGTCCGGCTATTGGAGGAATGTACGGAGATGCTAGAGTGGGAAGATCCTACAACGCCAGAGGGGACGTTGGCGGATGTGGCGAAACAGTCGCTGGTTCAGTTGAAACGAACGGTTCAAGTGCTGCCTTGAGCTGACAGACTGTGCGAACCTATGctgattagggtgcccagaatatgggactttttttcaaaacctcgctccacaagctgaatattgttaggactctgggccaaatatgagcaaaatcggtcatcatttacccattgatactcgaaggtgaagtttgtatgggaaaaatcgaaaaaatgtatggaaaacccaagtttcttacggtttggtctgcacggtgcgctacttccacccaaatattcccaaaagtgagattcttattgaaaatttaatgctctgcaactttgtagaatataccaaaactgtaaaactcgatcctgaaaagttattaacgatttaaaaaagtcattttagtatgaaaaacatttttttcgcaaactttaggctcgggtatcaatgggttaatccaAAGGGCAATTCACTTCTGATATTGCACCAATATGAAGCCAATATTGGAGTCGATACGGTATGCAGCCAAGGAATACTGCGCGAGTATTATGCGTGTATGATATTCACGCTGATATTTGGGTAGATATGACCTCAAATACGACGAATATGGGGTCTATATCGTCAATACGGTATGCAGACAATGAGAATATTATGAACGTATGATACGCGTATGCAGTATACTCGAAGTGATTAGCCCCTAGGGTTAATCTCAtgcaatttcgctcaaaatttacacagatgcttaaaataacccaaaaaaccgttttccgcttgtggagcagggggtcattttttctgggcaccatAATGCTGATGTACGGAAATTTCTTGAACTATCTCAGCAGCTGGAGTGAAAATATTTCTTGAGTTCTCTTGTATTGATTTGCGTTGACAGCTTTAAGGTTCGAAAAGTGATCGATGCGTACGAGCTTTTTACTCATGTATATTTTATAGAAAGAATTAAAATAAGGATTGTATTTTACTGTGAAATTATgcttttgttgaaaataaaaaagtggttgaaaaaattatgaataaaaaaaatccttcccgATGAAAAATGGACTATGAATATTTGGTAATCCttcctaaagtttttttttcataaaattatttttattaggttcttTTCGGTAccgggacctggttaggaccgagtcggcttttgtaattacattgttcttaatgctaagagtaattacagaggatcttgtgtgtaaatgttagtgggaggggagccgattgcCCGCgccctactcggggttagtagggaagggattgatgttaaaagacAAGTCGTGGGAAGgaaagggggattgtgtaggggacttggttggctctgctggcctttgcttttggcctcagccgcaactcggtgtccagctgctggggcgttcttgctttgcttccggtgcaaaccagaaacgacggctttgtgtgaaggcgagttatactaactgaacgaaaactaactgaaggaaaactaactggtagaaaactaaatagatattttggaatctgtgAGGAACTGATCGATCGGagagagaacatcaaggtctagttgagataacgcgtctcccatcgggatttctggtggtcttccttgGGCCCTTTCTAAAGTTATGAGTACCTACCTACTTTACCGTCTAATGCCCATGGTTGCACGTGAGCACCAACTCAatccaaaccttttttttccacCTAAGCTCCCATCCACCCCATTCGAACCGACGACCTTTAGATTGTGACTCCAACTGCCTACCGgcgactctaccgagacaggagacgacctggactgagctaacgacctaatctCTAGTTTAGACCTGGGCCAACATTTAcctccccgtccgacggaaggcgtgatcagacaaatctcgtctcgaaaatccCACcggtctgggatcgaacccagtccaactggggtgagaggcaaccacgcttaccactaCATCACTGGTCCTTCTAAACTGTAtcactttttgttgattttttttgttgattctaACAGtactaaaagttttgaattatGAGCAACTTCGAGAAATATGGAAATCATTAAATTCCTGTAGTTAAAAAAACTACACCAGCATACCTTCACAACATGGACTAAACAAATATTACAGTTTTCTTCGGCCtaattacagtatgtaaaacaaAGTTTGTATCCCCCTTCTAGCACTATACAAATATTGCGatgaaaaaattttacagtttgaCAAAACCCCGAACTACATTTTgttcagaaatttaaatatatactattaaaatgtaaaaaactgccaaaaaagtttgtacacctttcgaaatattcacataaataaagttatttgttgataaATCACCATCACTCGGCTGCCTTACCCCATATAGTCTACCGTGACTAATAaagaaaaaacgttacttaatccacctttaggtaattggtgccttcctcgcattcataaagtgaatgcACTAAACAgcctaaaaaaaagtgtataaataacacttatttttatcaaaatatctgagatccggcctaaaaaaaatttattaaaacactaaagtacttataacttttgatacacacaaaaaaatattactgtaatgtcaaaagtaacttacttttgaattgaaaagttgccaaaatttgctgaagggaaagtttttttcttgtttaaaaaatgaaaacttttactgttacagtttttgaaaatctccttactaactgatttaaaagtcttaacttttaatacgactgtataatttctttcattttgacgttctcgtgcaaccgtgtacgcctaagttccaaatgtaaacaatcattttggtgggtccggtggtgcCTGGTGAGTCCAGAACGCGAATCAAAGCCGACCGCGGCAGCAGCCAGGACTCGGGTGCGGACACCTTCGtaagccaaacagcagcagcgaaaCGCCGGCGAAGGAGGGTGGTGCTTTGGTGGTGCTTGTGCGGGACGAGGTCGAGGGTTCGAAAAGGCCATGTCTGCAGCTTCCTGCAGGACAtgcagctgtttcacgaccgGAATGGGttagaaggaagcttgggtgttttgtgattgattttgtttgtttttgtaggatgggaggtaggaatgaggattcgaaccggttgtattcggtgaTAGTGACCCGGGGATGGTGGTTGAAGGTCGATTCCCGCGAGGACTGGGacgagatcatcgaggagatggcgctgccgaCGAGTTGCGTGAACAAGGAGATTGCGTTGAATAACATCCGatttttggacaagtacgagaaagaatccgacgaagaggaggacggCAAGTAGCggcataatcggaggtggtcagcgcggatgttgcactcgatGTCGGCGGTTCAcaacaccggtgagtattgagaatgtgtgcagtggctagccaacttcccttactttccatctcttttagcaacttcCCGCCCACAAACGCTCAcatcgcgacggcgcagcttcagcTGGGGACAGCGAGCATGAAAAATCTGTGTCATTGTGGAAGGAGGATGAAGTGCTCGAAATCAAATtccgttccgagggcctcatcaaccccattttccggatgcgcttccaggtTCTGGAACTCCCTGTTCAGGCACTTCACTTCTCAGCCGGGAAACGTCGACCAGCCTTTCCGAATCAAAAGCCAACTTCTCCAAACCTGTCCTGATGAAGGCCGGCAATGGACCATCCTGTTCGCTACTTTGCTGTCGCGCGTCGAAACGTCCATCCGGAACCGTCCAGCTTGGGGTCTTCGGAAGTTACCGTTAACGTACCGTAAtaatcggtacagcttggactcGGATGTTAGccagaagcgttaaatacaataacaacatgttttttttaacttactgtttaaaacttttaaaaataaatataaaataaagcacatttttttctgaaattaacaCTGTATtattaaatgttgtttattcttgccataaaaggtttcttttccaattaaaagtaaaacacttttaccgatacaacgattttgttccataaatgcatggtagtatcaaaaacttttcaacttttaaattaaaaagtttgaactttctacgaatattcaccaacgcgaacttttaatccaacgaacgatctttttaaatttagagtattttttctttgtatgtagggttgtcagatcttcaatcttttaagCTTgttggtcttttgattacctatccaacgatgggtcgcatgatagatccggacaactttttcatcaaaatatttgagatccggcctcaaaaaagtgtataaataacacttaagtgctcataacttttgatggggttgtcagatcttcaatcttttaaacgcgttggaaaggtctttcaaatacatttcaatatatagcatgacgggttttcttacaaaaaccaccctttttacaatcttccgacgTTTAGCTAAACTCGTtttcttagcataacttttgaagtacttttctaaacttcataatattaactagggtcttgtgggaccccaagacggatcaaatgaaaccaaaacggtccaaatcggtttagccagtccggagataatcgtgtgcatatttttcggtacaCGGAcacacatccagacacacgcacagacatttgttcagaatttgattttgattcgaTAGGTataaatgaaggtgggtctacgaggtcgaataaagaagttcatttttcgagtgattttatagcctttcctaattgaggtgaggaaggcaaaaagggatTTAATATAAGGTTTATTCATAatttacttagtataaaagagCCTCCCCACTTTACCCCAATTTGTAACTAAAATGAGTAACAACTGTAACCACATTTGATAACATACCCAGCACTCCCTACACCAGTTACCTTCGAAATACCATCGAATTTTCACGAATGTCCTACAACTTTGATTTAAGACAAACGGATATTgcaattttatactttttgtaAATATACGATCTGATCCTGACAATATTCTGAGTATGAGTTGTACCAACAGTACAATTCGAACTAAAGAATCCAAACAGGTTTACACTTcatatttcaatttagtatttctgagtaaaatttcaaaatctgattttttcgtCTGTTTGTCTCTGCAAAGCTTGTAAACAATTGCACGAGAAGCATTCACCTGATTCCAATTTCGTAACTCTTTTAACAATGTTTTAAAGGCCGGTAGAATACTTTGACTGTATACGCGAATCTTCTACGGATTTCGCGATTCAGAGAGTCTTACGCTGGGAATCCTAGGGAGTTCACATCTCAAACATTATTTGAATAacataattttaatgatttactATTGATGGTGTCACTCGTGTTATTTGTTGAGAAGTTTCTCCATGATTTTCATTGTGGCCATTGTGGCATCGTGGTTACTCAAAAAGTATACATAACTCattaataaaacaagaaaaaacatatTCATGTTCTTGTTGGTTATATCCCTCTGGTAACGTGAACTAGAGAAGCTAATGCGCAAACTGTCCAACTATAAGTGAGATGATCTCGTAATTTATTGCAGTAGTTCAACGAATGTCAGTAGCTCGGTCATCACTGAATGATGGTGGAATCTGGTTTGGGTGTAGAATATTCAATTTTACAGAATAAGTATGTAAAACAATGTCAACTAATCAAAGAATTTTCTAGCAGTTTCCGGCCAGCATTTCAAGACTTTCCCAACCCAGACCACCGTTAAACTGATCCTTAATCATGCCTTCGGTGGGTTAAAAATACCGCACGATGCGCGCCCATGTTATAAATAGGAACGAATCGGCGCGACCCGCTCAAGTTGCCTTGTTTAATTCAAGTCGAGCACTTATCGAGAGAAGATCACCACCAACCGCCGGTGTAGACAGTGGTTGACCACTACTGGTGAGGATCATGAGCGGAGAAGCGTTCAAAGTGCTGGAGTGCCCCGAGTTGGGTCGGTATGCGGTTACCACGAAGAAGCTGAAGGCTGGCGAGGAACTGTTCGACGAGAAACCGTTCGCGATCGGTCCCAATTCGGACAGTCCGCCGGTTTGTTTGGAGTGTTGTGTTCCGGTAGATGGCAGTGCCTTTGGACCAAAGTGTCCCCAGTGTGGGTGGCCGTTGTGTGAGGAATGTGTCAGGAGTGTCGTGTATCATAAGGCAGAATGTGATCTTTTTGTGAAGAACAAGGTTAAGTTCCAAAACGTGGACGATTCGACCGCCGGTTGTATCCAGTTGGATTGCATAACTCCGTTGAGGGTACTTCTTGCGAAGGAAGCTGATCCGGAACGGTGGAATGCTGAAATCAGTAGAATGCAAGATCACCGGGAAGAACGTAGAGGAAGTACCTTCTGGAATGCCGATCAGAAGAATGTGGTTGAATTCTTACGAAGTGAGTGTGGTTTGAAAGATCGCTTCTCGGAAGAACTGATCCAGCAGGTGATTGGAATCTTGGAGGTGAACGCGTTTGAGGCGCGAACCAGCAGCGGATACACGATCCGGGGATTGTACCCAAAACTGGCGATCATGACGCATTCGT harbors:
- the LOC120424085 gene encoding SET domain-containing protein SmydA-8-like, coding for MSAELYKVLECPEMGRYGVASRDLRAGEIAYEDTPFAIGPSVGSAPLCLECACPVDGCAGGARCPRCGWPLCEECGAESEASVYHKAECELFAKHGVKFQNVEDSSEACVQLDCITPLRVLLAKEANPDRWNAEIVMMEDHRAERDGNAFWKADQSNVVAFLRDSCGLKDRCSEELIQKAIGILDVNAFEAHTCSLRGLYPKMGIMAHSCVTNVAHTVHPSKGYRLIARAAVDIEEGAMLCTTYTHLLAGTRTRQAELQRTKYFTCQCKRCLDPTELGTHFSSMKCQKCDNGLVESTKPTDEEAEWKCTHCEHKLKGALIAKAIQVMQAEIDELAYMEYGSERLESFERVFKKYRSLLHPLHFINTSIRHSLIELYGRIPGYMMQELPDILLERKIELCKDILRVIDVFEPGKSRSRAMLLYELHAPIVVLAQSEFSQGSLGGEPLKKRLQEAVRLLEECTEMLEWEDPTTPEGTLADVAKQSLVQLKRTVQVLP